One window of the Deinococcus terrestris genome contains the following:
- a CDS encoding PIN domain-containing protein has protein sequence MIPAGRGTVVLCDANVLYGSLLRDLLVRLGVSGALRPRWTTRIEQEWVGNLLEHRPDLSRTRIERTCALMRRAIPEGQVEAGDDPSVGALPDPDDRHVLAAALACGAEVLLTFNEEDFPAALVPAPLIVCHPDRFLIRCLQVQPGEVVAAARGILRALNNPQLTPDEFADGLARAGLPGLAAALLPLL, from the coding sequence TTGATTCCGGCTGGTCGGGGCACGGTGGTCCTGTGTGATGCCAACGTGCTGTACGGCAGCCTTCTGCGTGACCTGCTGGTTCGCCTGGGAGTCTCCGGGGCCTTACGCCCCCGTTGGACGACCCGCATCGAGCAGGAATGGGTGGGCAACCTGCTGGAGCACCGCCCCGACCTCTCGCGGACCCGAATAGAGCGGACATGCGCCCTGATGCGCCGTGCCATCCCTGAAGGGCAGGTCGAGGCCGGAGATGACCCGTCGGTCGGGGCTCTGCCAGACCCCGACGACCGACATGTGCTGGCGGCGGCCCTTGCCTGTGGAGCTGAGGTACTCCTGACCTTCAATGAGGAGGATTTTCCGGCTGCCCTCGTCCCGGCGCCATTGATTGTCTGTCACCCAGATCGCTTCCTGATTCGGTGCCTTCAGGTGCAGCCAGGAGAGGTGGTTGCTGCGGCTCGGGGCATCCTCCGTGCCTTGAATAACCCCCAGCTCACCCCGGACGAGTTCGCAGATGGCCTGGCGCGCGCTGGCCTGCCAGGACTGGCGGCGGCATTGCTGCCGCTTCTTTAG
- a CDS encoding HNH endonuclease — MKKRKPYAKVKCKRSGKRVLLHRQLVEEHLGRPLLPGEIVHHRDGNSTNNALENLIVLPSQRYHAHIEYHLRREKLGMPSLFPELLQGVKLEAHGTLFGNVCALPVKEPPPVRRPRSRR; from the coding sequence ATGAAGAAGCGGAAACCCTACGCCAAGGTCAAGTGCAAAAGATCTGGGAAGAGGGTGCTGCTGCATCGGCAACTGGTGGAAGAGCACCTGGGCCGTCCCCTGCTGCCGGGCGAGATCGTTCACCACCGGGACGGCAACAGCACCAACAATGCCCTTGAAAACCTCATCGTTCTGCCGAGCCAGCGTTATCACGCTCACATCGAGTACCATCTGCGCCGCGAGAAGCTCGGCATGCCCAGTCTGTTTCCGGAGCTCTTGCAAGGCGTGAAGCTGGAAGCCCACGGCACACTCTTCGGGAACGTTTGCGCACTGCCCGTCAAGGAGCCGCCACCCGTGCGCCGCCCTCGGTCCCGTCGCTAA
- a CDS encoding helix-turn-helix domain-containing protein yields MSLPIRHVADPHEQAIAREAAQILDTLRPSLQGEQQMVTLPPTLAHLLSEVLGRLAQGEALAILPAGRELTTQEAADLLGVSRPFLIEKVLEAGRLPYRRVGKHRRIRLGDLLDYQQQDLEERQAAADELTREAQDMGLY; encoded by the coding sequence ATGTCTCTCCCCATCCGTCACGTCGCTGACCCGCACGAGCAGGCCATCGCTCGGGAGGCAGCTCAAATTCTCGACACTCTGCGCCCCAGTCTGCAGGGGGAACAGCAGATGGTCACACTCCCTCCGACCCTGGCGCATCTGCTGAGCGAGGTGCTCGGCCGCTTGGCCCAGGGGGAGGCTCTGGCCATCCTGCCCGCCGGGCGAGAACTCACGACCCAGGAAGCAGCTGACCTGCTGGGGGTCAGCCGACCATTCCTGATCGAAAAGGTACTGGAGGCGGGCCGTCTCCCCTATCGCCGGGTAGGGAAACATCGGCGCATCCGTCTCGGCGATCTGCTGGATTACCAACAGCAGGATCTCGAAGAGCGCCAGGCTGCGGCTGACGAGCTGACCCGGGAGGCCCAGGACATGGGGTTGTATTGA